In the genome of Alphaproteobacteria bacterium, one region contains:
- a CDS encoding DnaJ domain-containing protein has translation MVVYFFLGIVLLFGFWLIGRWYVQANPAQISGILKAIAFVLVVALMITFVVLGREAWALMMAPALIPWLMRARSLRNIWKAGQGPSGGQSSNVSTDSLAMELDHDTGEMDGTVLAGPFEGRRLSDLDAVLLVDLYRWMAANDDHGARLLEAYLDRTLGAAWREGAGHGSSSAGEPPPDAGMTREEAFQILGLEPDADAEAIRKAYRRLMQHAHPDKGGSPYLAAKINEAKDLLLGSQDG, from the coding sequence ATGGTCGTCTATTTCTTTCTCGGAATCGTCCTGCTGTTCGGCTTCTGGCTGATCGGCCGCTGGTATGTGCAGGCGAACCCGGCGCAGATATCCGGCATTCTCAAGGCCATCGCTTTCGTGCTGGTGGTGGCCCTGATGATCACCTTTGTCGTGTTGGGGCGGGAGGCCTGGGCGCTGATGATGGCGCCGGCGCTGATCCCCTGGCTGATGCGCGCCCGGTCGTTGCGCAATATCTGGAAAGCCGGACAGGGGCCGAGCGGCGGCCAGAGTTCCAACGTCTCGACCGACTCGCTCGCCATGGAACTGGATCACGACACGGGCGAGATGGACGGGACGGTGCTGGCTGGCCCGTTCGAGGGCAGGCGTCTCTCCGACCTGGACGCCGTGCTGTTGGTCGATCTCTATCGTTGGATGGCCGCCAACGACGATCATGGCGCGCGCCTGCTGGAAGCCTATCTGGATCGCACCCTGGGTGCCGCCTGGCGCGAGGGCGCCGGCCATGGCTCGTCCAGTGCCGGCGAGCCGCCGCCCGACGCCGGCATGACCCGCGAGGAGGCGTTCCAGATCCTGGGGCTGGAGCCCGACGCCGATGCGGAAGCGATTCGCAAGGCCTACCGACGGTTGATGCAACACGCACATCCTGATAAGGGTGGCAGTCCGTATTTGGCGGCAAAGATCAATGAAGCCAAAGACTTGCTGCTGGGGTCGCAGGACGGTTAG
- a CDS encoding ergothioneine biosynthesis protein EgtB gives MHGDRQSLLSWYRAVRSQTEALAAPLSPEDQTVQSMPDVSPTKWHRAHTTWFFETFLLGEFQPGYAPVDPDYAFLFNSYYEQAGPRHSRPQRGLITRPGAEAVGAYRAAVDERMARLIETASPADWPRIAERITLGLHHEMQHQELLVMDIKHVLSCNPTGPAYTAPPEPAIGATASESWVYNEGGMVEIGHRGNGFAFDNEGPHHQVFLRPFRLASRPETCGAWLEFMADGGYGRPELWLSEGWATVQAEGWQAPLYWRETDAGGWERFTLNGWQPVDPRAPVSHLSYFEADAYARWTGFRLPTEAEWEVAVNGAPVAGQFLENGAMEPRPALTDAPDAHGLRQAWGTVWEWTQSHYSPYPGYRTPPGAIGEYNGKFMVNQMVLRGGCAWTPKNQMRTSYRNFFPAGTRWHCSGVRLAQDVEGPLV, from the coding sequence ATGCACGGCGACCGCCAATCCCTGTTGTCCTGGTATCGGGCCGTCAGGTCTCAAACCGAGGCGCTGGCGGCACCTCTTTCGCCGGAGGACCAGACCGTCCAGTCCATGCCCGATGTCTCGCCGACGAAATGGCACCGGGCACACACCACCTGGTTCTTCGAGACCTTCCTGCTGGGCGAATTCCAGCCGGGCTATGCGCCGGTCGACCCGGATTATGCCTTCCTGTTCAACTCCTATTACGAGCAGGCCGGGCCTCGCCATTCGCGGCCGCAGCGGGGCCTGATCACCCGGCCCGGAGCCGAGGCGGTCGGCGCCTACCGGGCCGCCGTCGACGAGCGTATGGCGCGCCTGATCGAAACTGCCTCCCCGGCCGACTGGCCGCGCATTGCCGAGCGCATCACCCTGGGCCTGCATCACGAAATGCAGCACCAGGAATTGCTGGTGATGGATATCAAGCACGTGCTGTCGTGCAACCCGACCGGGCCGGCTTATACGGCCCCGCCGGAGCCCGCCATCGGGGCGACCGCGTCGGAAAGCTGGGTCTATAACGAGGGCGGCATGGTCGAGATCGGCCATCGCGGCAACGGTTTCGCCTTCGACAACGAGGGGCCGCACCATCAGGTGTTTCTGCGCCCGTTTCGCCTCGCCTCCCGGCCGGAGACCTGCGGGGCCTGGCTGGAATTCATGGCCGACGGCGGCTACGGGCGGCCGGAACTGTGGCTGTCGGAAGGCTGGGCGACCGTGCAGGCCGAGGGCTGGCAGGCGCCGCTCTACTGGCGCGAGACCGATGCCGGCGGCTGGGAGCGGTTCACGCTGAACGGATGGCAGCCGGTCGATCCGCGCGCCCCGGTCTCGCACCTCAGCTATTTCGAGGCCGACGCCTATGCCCGCTGGACCGGCTTCCGCCTGCCGACCGAGGCGGAATGGGAGGTGGCGGTGAACGGCGCCCCCGTCGCGGGCCAGTTTCTGGAGAACGGGGCGATGGAACCGCGGCCGGCCCTGACCGATGCTCCGGACGCGCACGGCCTGCGCCAGGCCTGGGGCACGGTCTGGGAGTGGACCCAGAGCCATTACAGCCCCTATCCCGGCTATCGCACCCCGCCCGGCGCTATCGGCGAATACAACGGAAAATTTATGGTGAATCAAATGGTTCTGCGCGGCGGCTGCGCCTGGACGCCAAAAAATCAGATGCGGACCAGCTATCGCAACTTCTTCCCCGCGGGCACGCGCTGGCACTGTTCCGGCGTGCGTCTGGCCCAGGATGTGGAAGGGCCGCTGGTATGA
- the galU gene encoding UTP--glucose-1-phosphate uridylyltransferase GalU — protein sequence MPQKVRTAVFPVGGLGTRFLPATKAMPKEMLPVVDKPVIQYAVEEARAAGIERFIFVTGRGKHAIEDHFDYSFELDTLLERRNNGAALDTVRGMMLPPGAVAYVRQMEPRGLGHAVWTAKNLVGNEPFAVLLPDDVVQSNSPCLQQLIAVHDEKGGNVVAVMDVEREHTRRYGVLDVAHDDGRLATVKGLVEKPAPEDAPSTLAIIGRYVLDPEVMDLLEQQTVGAGGEIQLTDAMALMVGSHPFHGVRIEGRRFDCGDKVGYLEANIAYALQRPDLREDVRAVIAPYFNGG from the coding sequence ATGCCGCAAAAAGTGCGTACCGCGGTGTTTCCCGTTGGCGGTCTCGGCACCCGCTTTCTGCCCGCCACCAAGGCGATGCCGAAAGAGATGCTGCCGGTGGTCGATAAGCCGGTCATTCAATACGCGGTGGAGGAGGCGCGGGCAGCGGGCATCGAGCGCTTCATCTTCGTCACCGGCCGCGGCAAGCACGCGATCGAGGACCATTTCGACTACAGTTTCGAACTCGATACCCTGCTGGAGCGGCGCAATAACGGCGCGGCGCTCGACACCGTGCGCGGCATGATGCTGCCGCCGGGCGCCGTCGCCTATGTGCGGCAGATGGAGCCGCGCGGCCTCGGCCATGCGGTGTGGACCGCCAAGAACCTGGTCGGAAACGAGCCGTTTGCGGTGCTGCTGCCGGACGATGTGGTGCAGTCGAATTCCCCCTGCCTGCAACAGTTGATCGCAGTGCATGACGAAAAGGGCGGCAATGTCGTCGCCGTCATGGACGTGGAGCGGGAACACACCCGCCGCTATGGCGTGCTCGACGTCGCCCACGACGACGGCCGCCTCGCCACGGTCAAGGGCCTGGTGGAAAAGCCGGCGCCGGAGGACGCGCCGTCGACCCTCGCCATTATCGGCCGCTATGTTCTCGACCCGGAGGTGATGGACCTGCTGGAACAGCAGACCGTCGGCGCCGGCGGTGAGATCCAACTCACCGATGCCATGGCGCTGATGGTCGGCAGTCATCCGTTCCACGGCGTCCGCATCGAGGGCCGGCGTTTCGATTGCGGCGACAAGGTGGGCTATCTGGAAGCCAATATCGCCTACGCCCTGCAACGGCCGGACCTGAGGGAGGATGTGCGTGCCGTGATCGCTCCCTATTTTAACGGTGGTTAG
- a CDS encoding DMT family transporter, giving the protein MTAVAAMQGVFARSSGTAQGMVLMLFSTVCFVCMQSMIRYVGETLPPFEVAFFRNLFGLVALTPIFLRQGLRPLKTRKLHLHAARGVIQSSGMLAFFTGVTLIPLAQTTALSFSAPLFATLLAILVLGERVRIRRITALALGFCGMLLVVRPGFAELNLGTILIICSSLTWGTAIAIIKSMSKTESSATLTVYMGLFLTPITGVFAFFVWQNPSWEQLGWLFAIGCLGTLGHLSFAQSFRKAESTAVLPLDFTRLIWASAVGFLVWQEIPDAWAWIGGSVIFGSATYIAYREARLARAAKAAA; this is encoded by the coding sequence ATGACCGCTGTGGCCGCCATGCAAGGCGTCTTCGCCCGCTCGTCCGGCACTGCCCAGGGCATGGTGTTGATGCTGTTTTCCACCGTCTGCTTCGTTTGCATGCAAAGCATGATCCGCTATGTCGGCGAGACATTGCCGCCGTTCGAGGTGGCGTTTTTCCGCAACCTGTTCGGTTTGGTGGCGCTGACACCGATTTTCCTGCGCCAGGGCCTGCGGCCGCTCAAGACCCGCAAGCTGCACCTGCACGCCGCCCGTGGCGTGATCCAGTCCAGCGGCATGCTGGCGTTTTTCACCGGCGTGACGCTGATCCCGCTCGCGCAGACGACGGCCCTGAGTTTCTCGGCGCCGCTGTTTGCCACCCTGCTGGCCATCCTGGTGTTGGGCGAGCGCGTGCGCATCCGCCGCATCACCGCCCTGGCCCTGGGCTTTTGCGGCATGCTGCTGGTGGTGCGCCCCGGTTTTGCGGAGCTGAACCTGGGAACGATTCTCATCATTTGCTCGTCCCTGACCTGGGGCACGGCCATCGCCATCATCAAGTCGATGAGCAAGACCGAAAGCAGTGCCACGCTGACGGTCTATATGGGCCTGTTCCTGACCCCGATTACCGGCGTCTTCGCCTTTTTCGTCTGGCAGAATCCCAGTTGGGAGCAGTTGGGCTGGCTGTTCGCCATCGGCTGCCTCGGTACGCTCGGCCATCTGTCTTTTGCCCAGAGCTTCCGCAAGGCGGAGTCCACCGCCGTGCTGCCGCTCGATTTCACCCGCCTGATTTGGGCCAGCGCGGTCGGCTTCCTGGTCTGGCAGGAAATCCCCGATGCCTGGGCCTGGATCGGCGGCAGCGTCATCTTCGGCAGCGCCACCTATATCGCCTATCGCGAGGCGCGGCTGGCCCGCGCCGCCAAGGCAGCCGCCTGA
- a CDS encoding phosphomannomutase/phosphoglucomutase has protein sequence MQHAFNPTILREYDIRGVVGDTLHTTDARAIGQAFATVARARGATRIAVGYDGRLSSPAMADAVVEGLAAGGVDVVRVGLGPTPMLYFAGYHLAVDGGIQITGSHNPPDYNGFKMTLLKKPFYGEDIQEIGRIAAAGAFATGAGAVSSADIQQAYVDRMLEDFTPGRPLTVVWDCGNGAAGPSVEALVARLPGRHTVLNAPVDGTFPAHHPDPTLPETLEQLQAAVKQAGAELGIAFDGDGDRIGVIDGEGEVLWADQLLVLLARDVLSRHPGATVIADVKASQVLFDAVAAAGGQPLMYRTGHSLIKAKMAEVGAPLAGEMSGHIFYADRYYGYDDALYVAVRTLGVLAGGGQTLADFRRTLPAVVNTPELRFTCAEDRKFVVPAEVHERLKAEGADVDATDGVRVNTADGWWLLRASNTQDVLVARCEAADQSGLDRLKQALAGQLQASGVALPPGF, from the coding sequence ATGCAGCACGCATTCAACCCGACCATTCTGCGCGAGTACGACATTCGCGGCGTTGTCGGCGACACCCTGCACACGACCGACGCTCGCGCCATCGGCCAGGCGTTTGCCACGGTCGCGCGAGCGCGCGGCGCCACCCGCATCGCGGTCGGCTATGACGGCCGCCTGTCCTCGCCGGCCATGGCCGATGCCGTGGTCGAGGGACTGGCCGCCGGCGGCGTCGACGTGGTGCGCGTCGGGCTCGGGCCGACGCCGATGCTGTATTTCGCCGGTTATCACCTGGCGGTCGACGGCGGTATCCAGATCACCGGCAGCCACAACCCGCCCGATTACAACGGCTTCAAGATGACGTTGCTGAAGAAGCCGTTCTACGGGGAGGATATTCAGGAAATCGGCCGCATCGCCGCCGCCGGTGCGTTCGCAACGGGTGCGGGCGCCGTCAGCAGTGCCGACATCCAGCAGGCCTATGTCGACCGGATGCTGGAAGATTTCACGCCCGGCCGCCCGCTGACCGTTGTCTGGGATTGCGGCAACGGTGCTGCCGGCCCCTCGGTCGAGGCCCTGGTTGCCCGGCTTCCGGGCCGACACACGGTGCTGAATGCGCCGGTGGACGGCACCTTTCCCGCGCATCACCCCGACCCGACCCTGCCGGAAACGCTGGAGCAACTCCAGGCCGCGGTGAAGCAGGCCGGCGCGGAACTCGGCATCGCCTTCGACGGCGATGGCGACCGGATCGGCGTCATCGACGGCGAGGGCGAGGTGCTGTGGGCGGACCAGTTGCTGGTGCTGCTGGCGCGGGACGTGCTCTCCCGCCATCCGGGCGCGACCGTCATCGCCGACGTCAAGGCCAGCCAGGTGCTGTTCGACGCCGTCGCGGCGGCGGGCGGGCAACCGTTGATGTACCGCACCGGCCATTCGCTCATCAAAGCCAAGATGGCCGAGGTGGGGGCGCCGCTCGCCGGCGAGATGAGCGGTCATATCTTCTATGCCGACCGCTATTACGGCTATGACGACGCCCTTTACGTGGCCGTGCGCACCCTGGGCGTGCTGGCCGGCGGCGGGCAGACCCTGGCGGATTTCCGCCGCACGCTGCCGGCGGTGGTGAACACGCCGGAACTGCGCTTCACCTGCGCCGAGGACCGCAAATTCGTCGTGCCGGCCGAGGTGCACGAGCGCCTGAAAGCCGAGGGTGCCGATGTCGACGCCACCGACGGTGTGCGGGTCAACACGGCCGATGGCTGGTGGCTGCTGCGCGCCTCCAACACCCAGGACGTGCTGGTCGCCCGCTGCGAGGCCGCGGATCAGTCGGGGCTCGACCGGCTGAAACAGGCGCTGGCGGGCCAGTTGCAGGCCAGCGGGGTCGCGTTGCCGCCCGGGTTTTGA
- a CDS encoding VWA domain-containing protein has product MARDIDKARGKAPASPVRSAAVDAFLARVRTAPKPASGAMGRLIFALDATASRQPSWDRAMHLQAEMFQEAASVGNLAIQLVFYRGFGECKASKWYTDSTALLRAMTGVTCLGGQTQIGKVLRHARDEAARQKVGALVFVGDAFEEDIDQVCHRAGELGLSGVPAFMFQEGPNPFAANAFQQIAKLTGGAYCPFDEGSAAQLAELLRAVAVFAAGGHKALADYSGGNAAGVKRLAAAMKALPRR; this is encoded by the coding sequence ATGGCACGGGATATCGACAAAGCGCGCGGCAAGGCCCCGGCCTCGCCGGTGCGATCCGCGGCGGTGGATGCATTCCTCGCCAGGGTTAGGACTGCGCCGAAACCGGCCAGCGGGGCGATGGGGCGGTTGATCTTCGCGCTCGACGCCACCGCATCCCGGCAACCCTCGTGGGATCGCGCCATGCACCTCCAGGCCGAGATGTTCCAGGAGGCGGCGAGCGTCGGCAATCTGGCCATCCAACTGGTGTTCTATCGCGGCTTCGGCGAGTGCAAGGCCTCGAAATGGTATACGGATTCCACTGCCTTGTTGCGGGCCATGACCGGCGTGACCTGTCTTGGCGGCCAGACCCAGATCGGCAAGGTGTTGAGGCACGCCCGGGACGAGGCAGCCAGGCAAAAGGTGGGCGCCCTGGTCTTTGTCGGCGACGCGTTCGAGGAGGACATCGATCAGGTGTGCCATCGCGCCGGTGAACTCGGGCTTTCGGGCGTTCCGGCCTTCATGTTTCAGGAAGGCCCGAACCCGTTCGCCGCGAACGCGTTTCAGCAAATCGCCAAGCTGACCGGCGGTGCCTATTGCCCGTTCGACGAGGGCAGTGCCGCACAACTGGCGGAGTTGCTGCGCGCGGTGGCCGTGTTCGCTGCCGGCGGGCACAAGGCGCTGGCGGACTATTCCGGCGGCAACGCCGCGGGCGTCAAACGCCTTGCGGCGGCCATGAAGGCGCTGCCGCGGCGCTAG
- the egtD gene encoding L-histidine N(alpha)-methyltransferase: protein MSDPVNAGAIDAEALKEVLAGLSLPQKVLSPKFFYDAHGSELFEQIMRLPEYYPTRTELGILREHGAEIGRAIGPEAAIVEFGAGNVEKIRLLLDVLERPRAFVPIDISGEHLNEAVAPLAEAYPGLTVLPVTGDFTKPLDLPAHPALAGARLTGFFPGSTIGNFLPDEAEAFLATARQVLRGGDMLIGVDLVKDEGVLNRAYNDAAGVTAAFNLNMLNHLNRLVRADFAPERFRHRAFYNAALGRIEMHLVSRAAQTVTVGGQKFGFAEGETIHTECSHKYTLAGFAALAARAGWQTARTWCDAKEWFSLHLLKVA, encoded by the coding sequence ATGAGCGATCCGGTGAACGCGGGGGCAATCGACGCGGAAGCGCTGAAAGAGGTGCTGGCGGGCCTGAGCCTGCCGCAAAAGGTGCTATCGCCGAAATTCTTCTACGACGCGCACGGCTCCGAACTGTTCGAGCAGATCATGCGGTTGCCGGAATACTATCCGACCCGCACCGAACTGGGCATTTTGCGGGAACACGGGGCCGAAATCGGGCGTGCGATCGGGCCGGAGGCGGCGATCGTCGAATTCGGCGCCGGCAATGTCGAGAAAATCCGCCTGCTGCTGGACGTGCTGGAGCGCCCGCGCGCCTTCGTCCCCATCGACATCAGCGGCGAGCACCTGAACGAGGCGGTGGCGCCGCTGGCCGAGGCCTATCCGGGCCTGACCGTGCTGCCGGTCACCGGCGACTTCACCAAGCCGCTGGACCTGCCGGCGCATCCGGCCCTGGCGGGGGCCCGGCTGACCGGGTTCTTCCCGGGCTCCACCATCGGCAATTTTCTCCCCGACGAGGCGGAGGCCTTCCTGGCGACGGCGCGGCAGGTGCTGCGCGGCGGCGACATGCTGATCGGCGTCGACCTGGTCAAGGACGAGGGCGTGCTGAACCGGGCCTATAACGACGCGGCGGGCGTAACCGCGGCCTTCAACCTCAACATGCTGAACCATCTGAACCGCCTGGTCCGCGCGGATTTTGCGCCGGAGCGCTTCCGCCACCGCGCCTTCTACAATGCCGCGCTGGGGCGGATCGAGATGCATCTGGTGAGCCGGGCGGCGCAGACGGTCACGGTTGGCGGGCAGAAGTTCGGCTTTGCCGAGGGCGAGACCATCCACACCGAATGCTCGCACAAATACACGCTGGCGGGCTTCGCCGCGCTGGCGGCACGGGCCGGATGGCAGACAGCGCGGACGTGGTGCGATGCAAAGGAATGGTTCAGCCTGCATCTGCTGAAAGTCGCGTAA
- a CDS encoding UDP-glucose/GDP-mannose dehydrogenase family protein translates to MNIVMIGAGYVGLVTGTCFAEFGFDVTCVDVNPQRIRALRQGEIPIFEPGLREMVVRLTAAGRLHFTDDLAMEVPEADLVFIAVGTPESADGSADLRYVFGAAEQIARSLQGETVVVTKSTVPVGTNRRIREVLARNAPAGAEWDLVSNPEFLREGAALEDFLNPDRVIVGCESERAKAAMDRLYQPLSSRGVPVLYTDLVTAELIKYAANGFLATKITFINEMADLCEKAGADVQQVARGIGMDDRIGPRFLAPGPGYGGSCFPKDTAELAHTARHAYGTPLRIIETVSDINDKRKFAMAERVVAALGGRAAARGKTVAVLGLTFKPETDDMRESPALVIVPELLKAGIAVRAFDPEGMATGKAELGDGPYYARDPDDALSGADCVAIVTEWRQFRSLPVERVKALMKAPVMVDMRNLYDPAEMRAAGFTYYGIGRGYAAEPQTAG, encoded by the coding sequence ATGAACATTGTCATGATCGGGGCCGGCTATGTCGGCCTGGTGACGGGGACATGCTTTGCCGAGTTCGGCTTCGACGTGACCTGCGTCGACGTCAATCCCCAGCGCATCCGGGCCCTTCGGCAAGGCGAGATCCCGATTTTCGAGCCGGGGCTGCGGGAAATGGTGGTTCGCCTGACCGCCGCCGGCCGCCTGCATTTCACCGATGACCTGGCCATGGAGGTGCCGGAGGCGGATCTGGTCTTCATCGCCGTCGGCACGCCGGAAAGCGCCGATGGTTCCGCCGACCTGCGCTATGTGTTTGGCGCGGCCGAGCAGATCGCCCGGTCCCTGCAGGGGGAAACGGTGGTCGTCACCAAATCGACCGTGCCGGTCGGCACCAACCGCAGGATCCGGGAGGTGCTGGCCCGCAACGCCCCGGCAGGCGCCGAGTGGGACCTGGTCTCGAACCCGGAATTCCTGCGCGAAGGCGCGGCGCTGGAGGATTTCCTGAACCCCGACCGCGTCATCGTCGGCTGCGAGAGCGAGCGTGCCAAGGCGGCGATGGACCGGCTCTACCAGCCGCTTTCGTCCCGGGGCGTGCCGGTGCTCTACACCGATCTGGTCACGGCGGAATTGATCAAATACGCCGCCAACGGTTTCCTCGCCACCAAGATCACCTTCATCAACGAGATGGCCGATCTGTGCGAGAAGGCCGGCGCCGACGTGCAGCAGGTCGCCAGGGGCATCGGCATGGACGACCGCATCGGCCCGCGCTTTCTGGCGCCGGGGCCCGGCTATGGCGGCTCGTGCTTCCCGAAAGACACCGCCGAACTGGCCCACACCGCCCGCCACGCCTATGGCACGCCGTTGCGCATCATCGAGACCGTGTCCGATATCAACGACAAGCGCAAATTCGCCATGGCCGAGCGGGTGGTCGCCGCCCTCGGCGGGCGGGCGGCCGCACGGGGCAAGACGGTCGCCGTCCTCGGCCTGACCTTCAAGCCCGAGACCGACGACATGCGCGAATCCCCGGCGCTGGTGATCGTGCCGGAACTGCTGAAGGCCGGCATCGCCGTCCGTGCCTTCGATCCGGAAGGCATGGCCACCGGCAAGGCGGAGCTGGGCGACGGTCCGTACTATGCCCGCGACCCGGACGACGCGCTCTCCGGCGCCGACTGCGTTGCCATCGTCACCGAATGGCGGCAGTTCCGCAGCCTGCCCGTCGAGCGGGTCAAGGCGCTGATGAAGGCGCCGGTGATGGTCGACATGCGCAATCTGTATGACCCGGCGGAGATGCGCGCCGCCGGCTTTACCTATTACGGCATCGGCCGCGGCTATGCCGCCGAACCGCAGACCGCCGGTTGA
- a CDS encoding dienelactone hydrolase family protein, with translation MAYESMIAESVSVQGHKGEMISAYTARPMGAGPFPGVVLIHHLPGWGEFYREMTRKFAHHGYAAISHNLYHRIGEGHADDVAAKARAEGGVADDQVIGDTEGAVQWLKAQPYCNGKIGVIGSCSGGRQAFLYACNTDSIDAVVELWGGRVVQAEDDRPAKQPVPPIDMTKTLSCPILGIFGNEDRSPSPEQVDQHEAELKKHGKDYDFHRYDGAGHGFFYYHRPMYRVEQALDGWEKIFAFFGQRLAG, from the coding sequence ATGGCGTATGAAAGCATGATTGCGGAGTCGGTCTCGGTCCAAGGCCACAAGGGCGAGATGATCTCCGCCTACACCGCCCGGCCGATGGGGGCGGGGCCGTTCCCCGGCGTCGTCCTGATCCACCACCTGCCCGGCTGGGGCGAGTTCTACCGCGAGATGACGCGCAAATTCGCCCATCACGGCTATGCCGCGATCAGCCACAATCTCTACCACCGCATCGGCGAGGGCCATGCGGACGACGTGGCCGCCAAGGCCCGGGCCGAGGGCGGCGTCGCCGACGACCAGGTGATCGGCGATACCGAGGGCGCGGTCCAGTGGCTCAAGGCCCAGCCCTATTGCAACGGCAAGATCGGCGTGATCGGCTCCTGCTCCGGCGGGCGCCAGGCGTTCCTTTATGCCTGCAACACCGACAGCATCGACGCGGTGGTCGAGCTTTGGGGCGGCCGCGTCGTGCAGGCGGAGGACGACCGTCCGGCGAAACAGCCGGTGCCGCCGATCGACATGACCAAGACCCTGTCCTGTCCGATCCTCGGGATTTTCGGCAACGAGGACCGTTCGCCCAGCCCCGAACAGGTCGACCAGCACGAGGCCGAGTTGAAAAAGCACGGCAAGGATTACGACTTCCATCGCTATGACGGCGCCGGCCACGGCTTCTTCTACTACCACCGCCCCATGTACCGGGTGGAGCAGGCGCTGGACGGCTGGGAGAAGATCTTCGCCTTTTTCGGCCAGCGCCTGGCGGGGTAG
- a CDS encoding helix-turn-helix transcriptional regulator — MLGSDLNDLIVAIYDTIQNQSLWPEVLTRFADAIGARGCIVSEIEGLGDARRIVTPYVCTRYSQEQIQRYLDSFAHYEFLDQARYEHLSKITDAIDLIDQTTLAGDQLDEFLARPSVQRMQAIGVVERAGCLLDKDNTLQARFSVHFGKEGPGLTAEVRAKMAILLPHLAKAIELGRASRQLARTNRHLLKAMDRLRMGVCLLDRFGRIEAMNGEFGRQVDAYPTYTIDGNKRLTTLDNAAQKHLNDLLSDVMMHGRFGARPRKEALTFAKFQAEVVGSTTIGALCIEVAPLHRLDEAGTRAFDGAVIFSLDTTRPVPFDLESMRRRFGLTKAETTTLSMIGEGLSNNEIADRRSRSPQTINTQVKSVLSKTETSNRTQLVRLMSCFGADYLLPADDANLVAKPVEDR, encoded by the coding sequence ATGCTTGGCTCCGACCTCAACGACCTCATCGTAGCGATCTACGACACCATCCAAAATCAAAGCCTGTGGCCGGAAGTGCTGACCCGGTTCGCCGATGCGATCGGCGCGCGCGGCTGTATCGTCTCCGAGATCGAAGGCCTGGGAGACGCCCGTCGGATTGTCACCCCCTATGTCTGCACCCGATATAGCCAGGAGCAGATACAACGCTACCTGGACTCCTTCGCCCATTATGAGTTCCTGGATCAGGCCCGGTACGAACACCTGTCGAAAATCACGGATGCAATCGACCTGATCGATCAGACCACACTGGCCGGCGATCAACTGGACGAGTTCCTGGCCCGCCCCAGCGTCCAGCGCATGCAGGCCATCGGCGTGGTGGAGCGCGCGGGCTGCCTGCTCGACAAGGATAACACGTTGCAGGCGCGGTTTTCCGTCCATTTCGGCAAGGAGGGCCCCGGGCTGACCGCCGAAGTGCGGGCGAAGATGGCCATTCTGCTGCCACACCTTGCCAAGGCGATCGAACTCGGTCGCGCCTCGCGCCAGCTGGCCCGCACCAATCGACACTTGCTGAAGGCCATGGACCGGCTGCGCATGGGCGTCTGCTTGCTGGACCGGTTCGGCCGGATCGAGGCCATGAACGGAGAATTCGGGCGGCAGGTCGACGCCTATCCGACCTACACGATCGACGGGAACAAGCGGCTGACCACGTTGGACAACGCCGCGCAGAAGCATCTGAACGACCTGCTTTCGGATGTGATGATGCACGGCAGGTTCGGCGCGCGCCCGCGCAAGGAAGCGCTGACCTTCGCCAAGTTCCAGGCCGAAGTGGTCGGCTCCACCACCATCGGGGCGCTCTGCATCGAGGTGGCGCCGTTGCATCGCCTGGACGAGGCGGGAACGCGCGCGTTCGACGGCGCGGTGATTTTCAGCCTGGATACGACCCGGCCGGTGCCGTTCGACCTGGAATCGATGCGCCGGCGTTTCGGCCTGACGAAAGCCGAAACCACGACCCTGTCGATGATCGGCGAAGGGCTGAGCAACAACGAAATCGCCGACCGCCGCTCGCGCTCGCCCCAGACCATCAACACCCAGGTCAAATCCGTACTCAGCAAAACCGAAACGTCGAACCGCACCCAGCTGGTCCGGCTGATGTCCTGTTTTGGCGCCGACTACCTGCTTCCGGCCGACGACGCGAACCTCGTCGCGAAACCGGTTGAGGATCGCTGA